The following is a genomic window from Bacilli bacterium PM5-9.
CTTTCATTGAGTAACACCTCCTAATAAAGATGTTACAATATTTAAGACAATTCCGAAAGTTATTACTTAAGACAATATCATAAATTAATCATATAATCAAGAATACGCTAAAAAAACCGTTTGACATTATACTATAAAAATGATAATATATTAAAGCGGAGTAAAAAATTGTAGTGGGGGTAAGAAATATGGCTAAAGTTTGTCAATTAAGCGGAAAAAAAGCTTTGTCTGGAAATAAAAGATCACATGCATTAAATGCAAGCAAAAGAAAATGGAATGTAAATCTACAAAAAGCAACTGTAATGGTAGATGGAAAACCAACAAAAGTTGTTGCAAGTGCACGTGCTATTAGATCATTAAGAAAAGCAAACGTTTAAGCTATAATTTATTTATAGCTTTTTTATTTATCATAGTAAAATCAATAGAATTAACTATTGATTTTTTTGTTTGTTTATTTTTTTTAATAATTCTTCTAAATTATTTGACCTTGAAATTTCATTTAAATAATCATTTAATAAAGCTAAGTGTTTCTCATACGAAGATTTTCTATTAGGATGATAAAATTTCTTTTCTTTTACTTCATTTGGTAAATACTGAATTAAATGTTTGTTTTCATATGGTATTTTCCAATATAGCTCTTTTTGCTTATGATCCATAGGAGTAGCTTGCATATACTCATTAAAATTATAATTGCTTTCTTTTGCACATTCGATTGCAGCATTTAATGCTTCATATGCTTTATTAGATTTTGAACTTAATGCTAAATCAACAACACAAAATGCTAATGGTATCCTAGCTTCAGGAAAGCCAACCATTCGTGCTGTTCTTAAAGCATTATGAACACGATCAACAACCATAGGATTAGCAAGACCAACATCTTCATAGGCTATAATACTAAGTCTTCTTTCTATAATATCTAAGTCTTCACTCAAAATAAGAATTGCTAAATAAAACAGTGCAGCATTAACATCACTACCCCTTATACTTTTTTGTAATGATGAGATAACATCATAATAATGATTATCGTTTTTATCAATGCTAACATTACTTGATAAATATGAAAATAAATCATCAAGGCTCATACCTTTTTCATATGTTAAATCAAGTAACTCTAATTGGTTAATTGCATATCTAACATCTTGATTAGATATTTTAATAATATGACTAATAACTTTATCAGAATCTTTATAATTTTTTAAACTAGTTTCTTTAATAACTCTTTTTAAAAAAGTTTTTAAATCATCTTCACTAATTTTCTTAACTTCTAATAAAATTACCCTTGATCTAATAGCACTATTGATTGAATGATATGGATTAGAATTAGTTAAACCAATTAAAGTTATTAAACCACTTTCAATATGTGGTAATAAAATATCCTGTTTATCTTTATTCATTCGATGTATTTCATCAATAATTAAAATAAACGATGAACTTAATCTCGCTCGTGCTATTGCATTTTCTAAATCTTTTTTATTAGAATTTGTTGCATTTATCTCTAAATAATCACAATCTAATAAACTAGTAATAATTCTAGCGATAGTCGTTTTTCCACATCCAGCATTACCATATAAAATCATCGATAATATCTTTTGTTTATCAACCATTTTTCTAATAACACCATTTTTCCCAACAAGATGCTCTTGACCAATAACATCATCTAAGTTTGTTGGTCTAATTGTATTTGCTAACATACTATTTTTTTCCATATTATTGCACCACCGAACGATAACTAAAACCTTGACCGATAACTTTTGATACATTATGAACTATAACAAATGCTTTTTTATCATGCATCTCAATGATTTGTTGTAATCTATTAAAATCTCGATCATTTAATACCACCATTAAAACATATTTTTTTTCATTTGTATATGCTCCTTGAGCTATTAATTTAGTTGCTCCACGACCAACAATATTAATAATATCATTAGAAATTTCTTCGTGTTTATCACTAATAATATATACAGCTTTTTTTCTTGTTAAACCACTTGTTAAATATTCCATAATAATTGAAGTAAGCATGATTACTAAAGCAGAATACATAAATTGTTCGATACCAAAAACAAATAGTGAAGCAATAACAACAACTGCATCAGTTATTAATAAACCTAAAGATTGGTTTAAACCAAAAAACTTTTTCATTAATAGTGGTGGTATTGTTGTACCCCCGCTTGAAGCATTTAAGTAATATAAGATATTAACTCCTATAGCTGTTAATAAACTACCAAATAACACTGATAACAAAATATCATTTGTTAAAGCTACTTCCGGAATTACCTTTATAAGCATAGGCATAACAAGAGTACCATACGCTGTTTTTATAAAAAATTCTTTTCCTAAAATAAATAAACCAATCACTAATAAAATACTATTAATAGTAAGTGCTGTTGTCGCAAGATTTATTGAAGCTAACTTTTGCATTATAATGGCAATTCCACCAACTCCACCAGCTGCTACTTGATGAGGTGCAAACATAGTATTGATTGCTAAAACAATGAAAAAAACACCTAATGGAACACCAACAATTTGTTTTACTAGTTTCATATCATTACCTCCTTTACATATTATATTTAAAAAAGAAGCTGCAAGTTGCAGCTTATACTCTATTTATTTAACTTATTAATATAAGCAGTTACATCCGCTTTACTATTAATAAATTTAATTGCTTTACCATTTTTAATTTTTATTAAAGCAACATCTTTTTTGATTTTTATTTCATTTGGATTCTGAGGTAGTTTTTTACCACTAGAAACATTCTTAGTTAATGATATATTTTGAACTTTACTACTATCAACAAAATAATATGCCTCTCTAGTAATTTTACTTGCTAATTCATTAACATTTTCACTTGTACCAAATAAAACGAAATATTCTTTATCAACACGATTAAATGTTTCACCCAATAAAATGCTTTGAGCAGAATAAGTTATTCCTTCTGTGTTTTCATCTGCAACTAAAACACTATTAGGTAACTTATAGTTTTTATTTCCTTCACCACTCATATATGGCAAAATTAATGTACCAACCATTACCACAATAATTATTCCAACAACAATCAAAACTAGCTTTTTGTTTCGATCATCTTTTAACTCAGTTTTAAAAGGATTTGCTTTAGGATCAGCTGGTTTTTTAACTTTTTGTCTTCTTTTAGCATATGGGTTATTTCTATTACTAGCCATTAATTAGCACCATCCTTTGCATCTTTATAATCAGCAATTATTTTATTTGTTGCTGCATCAT
Proteins encoded in this region:
- a CDS encoding large subunit ribosomal protein L28 (product_source=KO:K02902; cath_funfam=2.30.170.40; cog=COG0227; ko=KO:K02902; pfam=PF00830; superfamily=143800; tigrfam=TIGR00009), which translates into the protein MAKVCQLSGKKALSGNKRSHALNASKRKWNVNLQKATVMVDGKPTKVVASARAIRSLRKANV
- a CDS encoding putative ATPase (product_source=KO:K07478; cath_funfam=1.10.3710.10,1.10.8.60,1.20.272.10,3.40.50.300; cog=COG2256; ko=KO:K07478; pfam=PF00004,PF12002,PF16193; smart=SM00382; superfamily=48019,52540) — protein: MEKNSMLANTIRPTNLDDVIGQEHLVGKNGVIRKMVDKQKILSMILYGNAGCGKTTIARIITSLLDCDYLEINATNSNKKDLENAIARARLSSSFILIIDEIHRMNKDKQDILLPHIESGLITLIGLTNSNPYHSINSAIRSRVILLEVKKISEDDLKTFLKRVIKETSLKNYKDSDKVISHIIKISNQDVRYAINQLELLDLTYEKGMSLDDLFSYLSSNVSIDKNDNHYYDVISSLQKSIRGSDVNAALFYLAILILSEDLDIIERRLSIIAYEDVGLANPMVVDRVHNALRTARMVGFPEARIPLAFCVVDLALSSKSNKAYEALNAAIECAKESNYNFNEYMQATPMDHKQKELYWKIPYENKHLIQYLPNEVKEKKFYHPNRKSSYEKHLALLNDYLNEISRSNNLEELLKKINKQKNQ
- a CDS encoding uncharacterized membrane-anchored protein YitT (DUF2179 family) (product_source=COG1284; cog=COG1284; pfam=PF02588,PF10035; superfamily=56024; transmembrane_helix_parts=Inside_1_6,TMhelix_7_26,Outside_27_45,TMhelix_46_68,Inside_69_72,TMhelix_73_95,Outside_96_99,TMhelix_100_122,Inside_123_138,TMhelix_139_161,Outside_162_165,TMhelix_166_188,Inside_189_278): MKLVKQIVGVPLGVFFIVLAINTMFAPHQVAAGGVGGIAIIMQKLASINLATTALTINSILLVIGLFILGKEFFIKTAYGTLVMPMLIKVIPEVALTNDILLSVLFGSLLTAIGVNILYYLNASSGGTTIPPLLMKKFFGLNQSLGLLITDAVVVIASLFVFGIEQFMYSALVIMLTSIIMEYLTSGLTRKKAVYIISDKHEEISNDIINIVGRGATKLIAQGAYTNEKKYVLMVVLNDRDFNRLQQIIEMHDKKAFVIVHNVSKVIGQGFSYRSVVQ
- a CDS encoding hypothetical protein (product_source=Hypo-rule applied; transmembrane_helix_parts=Inside_1_38,TMhelix_39_61,Outside_62_191); the protein is MASNRNNPYAKRRQKVKKPADPKANPFKTELKDDRNKKLVLIVVGIIIVVMVGTLILPYMSGEGNKNYKLPNSVLVADENTEGITYSAQSILLGETFNRVDKEYFVLFGTSENVNELASKITREAYYFVDSSKVQNISLTKNVSSGKKLPQNPNEIKIKKDVALIKIKNGKAIKFINSKADVTAYINKLNK